Proteins encoded within one genomic window of Methanosarcina barkeri str. Wiesmoor:
- a CDS encoding FmdE family protein, with protein sequence MIKSGIKNLRRISTKSIYLVFLTALVLSLGAVPGMAAEGCHCNSNLMGQVFAAAEADLGVVGPQNTLIITDIGSPAESYVFLDDFYSEFNNRNLLYTKNLLTVENSRNSPLWFAFFNKCSGKCTYIEVSYGNESNISYKVTENINFDKLSKTNKSRDAWSEKVNNSVFNGHEFAVLTISNAWATGNLDYELMQCLELHNHFCPGVSSGYVLANWMEENYPLKDGVSYTVFSCPNWCKEDVFVKRWDVTPGTGGIWVSALTDNETEALGGSPAGIFVVKDKNAGTMKAVVLGFNFDVVNANCGAKDTDPGWVSKYLADLWLMDQKNWDTEGLVSVISVMDIDADTLSEMKLADNNPYVVLGLLNSTESTQPLEN encoded by the coding sequence ATGATTAAATCAGGTATAAAAAATCTAAGGAGAATAAGTACAAAATCTATTTATCTTGTTTTCCTGACAGCCCTTGTTTTGTCCCTTGGAGCTGTTCCAGGAATGGCAGCTGAAGGTTGTCACTGTAACTCAAATTTGATGGGTCAGGTCTTTGCTGCAGCCGAAGCAGATCTCGGAGTTGTTGGACCACAAAACACACTCATTATTACAGATATAGGCTCCCCTGCAGAGTCCTATGTTTTCCTGGATGATTTCTACTCAGAGTTTAATAACAGGAATCTTCTATACACAAAAAATCTCCTCACTGTCGAGAATTCACGGAATAGTCCTCTATGGTTTGCATTTTTCAATAAATGCAGCGGGAAATGTACTTATATCGAGGTCTCTTATGGAAACGAAAGTAATATTAGTTACAAGGTAACTGAAAACATAAATTTTGATAAACTTTCGAAAACCAATAAATCGAGAGATGCATGGAGTGAAAAGGTAAACAATTCGGTATTTAACGGGCATGAGTTTGCTGTTCTTACAATTTCGAACGCCTGGGCTACCGGAAATCTCGACTATGAGCTTATGCAGTGCCTGGAACTGCACAATCATTTCTGTCCAGGAGTTTCCAGCGGTTATGTGCTTGCAAACTGGATGGAAGAAAACTATCCGCTTAAGGACGGAGTGAGTTACACGGTTTTCTCCTGCCCTAACTGGTGCAAAGAAGATGTTTTCGTAAAGCGCTGGGATGTGACTCCGGGAACAGGAGGTATCTGGGTCTCGGCATTAACAGATAACGAAACCGAAGCTCTTGGAGGTTCTCCTGCAGGTATTTTCGTGGTGAAGGATAAGAATGCCGGAACTATGAAAGCAGTAGTCCTCGGATTTAACTTTGACGTTGTCAATGCGAACTGTGGTGCAAAAGACACTGATCCGGGATGGGTCTCGAAATATTTAGCTGATCTCTGGCTTATGGATCAGAAAAACTGGGACACAGAAGGACTTGTCTCTGTAATTTCAGTAATGGATATCGATGCCGATACCCTGAGCGAAATGAAGCTGGCAGATAATAATCCTTATGTAGTTCTCGGGCTGCTTAATTCGACAGAGAGTACTCAGCCCTTGGAAAACTGA
- the cofD gene encoding 2-phospho-L-lactate transferase yields MIIFSGGTGTPKLLDGLKEILPAEEMTVVVNTAEDLWVSGNLICPDLDTVIYLFSDQIDRNRWWGVKDDTFLTYERMQKLGVMESMKLGDCDRATHIIRSNFIRSGISLTDAILELASIFGIDAKILPMSDDPVSTYIEAPEAILHFQDFWIGKHGEPEVLGVDITGISEASISPKVLEALENDDNVLIGPSNPITSIGPIISLPGMKDLLKKKKVVAVSPIIGNAPVSGPAGKLMKACGLEVSSMGVAEYYQDFLDIFVFDERDQADEFAFEKLGCRASRADTLMTSTEKSKELAELVVGLFDTIVCP; encoded by the coding sequence ATGATTATATTTTCAGGCGGTACCGGAACTCCAAAGCTCCTTGATGGACTCAAGGAAATCCTCCCGGCGGAGGAAATGACCGTTGTTGTAAACACTGCCGAAGACCTATGGGTTTCGGGAAATCTTATTTGTCCTGACCTGGACACAGTAATCTATCTATTCTCAGACCAGATCGACCGAAATAGATGGTGGGGCGTAAAAGACGACACCTTTCTGACTTATGAACGTATGCAGAAACTGGGCGTTATGGAAAGCATGAAGCTTGGGGACTGTGATAGAGCAACCCATATAATTCGTTCGAACTTTATCCGGAGTGGAATCTCCCTTACAGATGCAATTTTAGAGCTTGCATCCATTTTTGGAATTGATGCAAAGATTTTGCCCATGTCTGATGATCCTGTTTCCACTTATATAGAAGCTCCTGAGGCAATTCTACATTTTCAGGATTTCTGGATCGGAAAACATGGAGAACCCGAAGTTCTGGGTGTTGATATAACGGGAATTTCCGAAGCTTCGATTTCTCCAAAGGTGCTCGAAGCCCTTGAAAATGACGACAACGTCCTTATAGGGCCAAGTAACCCAATCACGAGTATAGGGCCTATCATTTCCCTTCCAGGCATGAAAGATCTGCTGAAAAAGAAAAAAGTAGTAGCAGTCAGCCCAATAATTGGCAATGCCCCTGTAAGCGGGCCTGCCGGGAAACTCATGAAGGCCTGCGGGCTTGAGGTCTCTTCAATGGGAGTTGCGGAATATTATCAGGACTTCCTGGACATCTTTGTTTTTGATGAGCGGGATCAGGCGGATGAATTCGCTTTTGAGAAGCTTGGATGCCGCGCTTCCCGTGCTGATACCTTGATGACCTCAACTGAAAAAAGTAAGGAATTGGCAGAGTTAGTAGTAGGATTGTTTGATACTATTGTCTGTCCTTAA
- a CDS encoding HD domain-containing protein, with the protein MKVVLDPVHGYIELDDLVQDLLYTPQMQRLRRIRQLGFSNLVYPGANHSRFEHSLGTMHLASTLTQSLDSIEEDKKTEIKAAALLHDVGHGPFSHVTENVIDKYTRRRHDDVKEILGKGEIREVLNKYGISPGNLVKHIKGETSLGQILSSEIDVDRMDYLVRDAHYTGVAFGVVDYNRLIKQMNFHEDRLVVDYGGLKAAESLLVSRFWMNTSVYYHHVTRISEAMCSRAVEYMIENNELDPFKLRHMDDIDLIASMRNAAGYAGELSRLLDARKLYKRALYVGLADVGKAVLRHRDRIRRVEIEIAELAGVSPEYVLVDIPKTPEMLEMQAMIKTDHKMIPLNEASHFISILREADMDNWRMGVYSQKEHCEAVGKAARDYFDVKKPLKQFKLSDL; encoded by the coding sequence ATGAAGGTTGTCCTTGATCCCGTACATGGTTACATCGAGCTGGATGATTTAGTTCAGGATCTTCTTTATACTCCCCAGATGCAGCGCCTGAGGAGAATCAGACAGCTTGGATTTTCAAACCTTGTATACCCGGGAGCAAATCATTCTCGTTTTGAACACTCGCTTGGAACAATGCATCTTGCCTCCACGCTAACCCAGAGTCTAGACTCGATTGAAGAGGACAAGAAGACCGAAATAAAAGCTGCTGCTCTTCTGCATGATGTAGGACATGGACCTTTTTCTCATGTTACCGAGAACGTCATTGACAAATATACCCGGCGCAGGCATGACGATGTAAAAGAAATCCTGGGAAAAGGAGAGATAAGAGAAGTCCTGAACAAATATGGAATTTCTCCCGGAAACCTCGTAAAACATATAAAAGGAGAAACTTCTCTAGGGCAGATTCTTAGCAGTGAGATTGACGTGGACCGAATGGACTACCTTGTTCGGGATGCCCATTATACAGGTGTAGCCTTCGGCGTTGTGGATTACAATCGCTTGATAAAGCAGATGAATTTTCATGAAGATAGGCTTGTTGTAGATTATGGTGGGCTAAAAGCTGCCGAATCACTTTTAGTTTCACGTTTCTGGATGAACACGTCGGTTTACTATCATCATGTGACCAGGATTTCGGAAGCTATGTGTTCCAGAGCAGTGGAGTATATGATTGAAAATAATGAACTTGACCCGTTCAAGCTCAGGCACATGGACGATATAGACCTTATTGCATCTATGAGAAACGCAGCCGGATATGCAGGAGAACTTTCACGGCTGCTTGATGCCCGTAAACTCTATAAAAGAGCCTTATATGTAGGCCTGGCAGATGTAGGAAAAGCCGTACTGAGGCACCGTGACCGAATCCGAAGGGTAGAAATAGAAATTGCAGAACTGGCAGGGGTTAGTCCTGAGTATGTGCTTGTAGACATTCCAAAGACACCTGAAATGTTGGAAATGCAGGCCATGATAAAAACTGACCACAAAATGATTCCTCTTAATGAGGCTTCCCATTTTATATCCATCTTGAGGGAAGCCGATATGGATAACTGGAGAATGGGGGTATATAGCCAGAAAGAGCACTGTGAAGCTGTGGGAAAGGCCGCCAGAGACTATTTTGATGTTAAAAAACCCCTCAAACAGTTTAAATTGAGCGATCTCTGA
- a CDS encoding UbiX family flavin prenyltransferase, producing MEITVGISGASGVQYGIRLLEVLAEKGIKTHLVLTDAAKQIIEIETDYSPETVEKLATWSYAQKDFSAPIASGSYRTGGMVIAPCSMKTLAAVANGVSDTLLTRAADVCLKEERKLILMTRETPLNLIHIENMLRAKKAGASILPACPGFYSRPKTLEGLIDIMVGRTLDLLGIDNEIYRRWK from the coding sequence ATGGAGATAACGGTAGGAATCAGCGGAGCCTCAGGGGTCCAGTATGGAATTCGCCTTCTTGAAGTACTGGCAGAAAAAGGAATTAAAACTCATCTGGTTTTGACGGATGCCGCAAAACAGATAATCGAAATTGAAACCGATTATAGTCCCGAGACAGTGGAAAAACTCGCAACATGGAGCTATGCCCAGAAAGATTTTTCAGCACCAATAGCCAGTGGTTCCTACAGGACAGGAGGAATGGTTATCGCTCCGTGCAGCATGAAAACTCTTGCAGCCGTGGCAAACGGAGTATCCGATACCCTTCTTACAAGAGCCGCAGATGTCTGCCTCAAAGAGGAGAGGAAACTTATTCTGATGACCCGGGAAACCCCGCTTAACCTTATACACATCGAAAACATGCTCAGGGCTAAAAAAGCAGGGGCAAGCATCCTTCCAGCCTGCCCGGGATTTTATTCGAGACCCAAAACTCTTGAAGGCCTTATAGATATCATGGTGGGAAGAACTCTTGACCTGCTGGGGATAGATAACGAGATTTATCGACGCTGGAAGTAA
- a CDS encoding PKD domain-containing protein, which yields MKINPRVIYLSIVFIFLVIMASNVAVADDLEAEKLTKVASNVALDSNPVWSPDGKEILFSRENGLYKVFSDGTGEMKLTSTKGKNFTSDYAWSPDGSKISYIENRYDTAAGPRSDLWIMNSNGEGKKQLLDTIWYRYYYIYTWFPTGSKILYAEIYEEIGGSYWEMDSDGSNKHNIGNMGIANGIALSPDASKIAICAHGPADVDYYIDVGKVGKDLTSFRYGLITHQTQSRQSQIWAPDGSKIVYYAGKNESYYEDENSEIYIVKADGTGRIQLTSDSANDNSPVFSPDGSKIVFVSDKAGNEDIWIMDADGKNKVQLTSDPASDSFPVWSPDGKKIAFWSNRGGNNNIYTLTLENEKTPVAAFCASQTSGNAPLKVSFTDKSTGTPTSWSWSFGDGKTSTLKNPLHIYSKAGKYTVSLTVKNAAGTNMKTITKYITVKTAPVKPIAAFSASPGSGKTPLKVKFTDTSTGTPTAWRWNFGDGSKSFLQNPIHKYSKTGIYTVDLTVKNAAGRNTVTKTDYITVVTKPVAEFSATPTTGKLPLTVEFTDKSTGVPTGWIWSFGDGTISREQNPKHQYLQEGKYKIILSVTNVAGSSTIKKINYIRVTTNTRPRIL from the coding sequence GTGAAAATCAATCCAAGAGTTATATATCTGTCAATAGTTTTTATCTTTCTAGTGATCATGGCATCAAACGTAGCAGTGGCTGATGACCTAGAAGCTGAGAAGTTAACAAAAGTGGCATCCAATGTTGCGCTTGATTCAAACCCAGTTTGGTCCCCGGATGGAAAGGAAATTCTTTTTTCAAGAGAAAACGGGCTGTATAAGGTGTTTTCAGATGGCACAGGAGAAATGAAACTAACCTCTACAAAGGGAAAGAATTTTACATCCGATTACGCTTGGTCTCCAGATGGAAGCAAAATTTCATATATTGAAAACAGATATGATACCGCTGCGGGGCCCAGGAGTGATTTATGGATAATGAATTCAAACGGGGAAGGGAAAAAACAATTGCTTGATACCATTTGGTACAGATATTATTATATATACACCTGGTTTCCTACAGGTTCAAAAATACTCTATGCTGAGATTTATGAAGAGATTGGGGGCTCCTATTGGGAAATGGATTCTGATGGATCTAATAAACATAACATAGGGAACATGGGCATTGCTAACGGTATCGCCCTATCGCCCGATGCGTCAAAAATAGCAATTTGTGCGCACGGACCAGCTGACGTTGACTACTATATTGACGTTGGAAAGGTAGGTAAAGATTTGACCAGCTTTCGGTATGGATTAATTACTCATCAAACTCAATCCAGACAGTCACAGATATGGGCTCCAGATGGCTCAAAAATAGTATATTATGCCGGGAAAAATGAGTCATATTACGAAGATGAAAACTCGGAAATATATATTGTGAAAGCTGACGGCACCGGTAGAATTCAACTCACTTCAGATTCGGCAAATGATAATTCTCCTGTGTTTTCACCTGATGGAAGTAAAATTGTATTTGTGTCAGATAAAGCTGGAAATGAAGATATATGGATTATGGATGCTGATGGAAAAAACAAAGTGCAGCTAACATCAGACCCAGCCTCGGATTCATTTCCGGTATGGAGTCCAGACGGCAAAAAAATTGCTTTTTGGTCTAATAGGGGAGGAAACAACAACATATATACCCTGACTCTAGAAAACGAAAAAACACCTGTTGCTGCTTTCTGTGCATCACAAACTTCAGGAAATGCTCCGCTGAAAGTCAGTTTCACGGATAAGAGTACAGGCACACCAACTTCCTGGTCCTGGAGTTTTGGAGATGGAAAAACTTCAACACTCAAAAATCCTTTACACATATATAGTAAAGCAGGAAAATATACGGTCAGCTTAACAGTAAAGAATGCAGCAGGAACAAATATGAAAACAATAACGAAATATATAACTGTAAAAACAGCTCCTGTAAAGCCGATTGCCGCGTTTTCAGCCTCTCCAGGATCAGGAAAAACCCCATTAAAGGTTAAATTTACTGACACAAGCACAGGAACACCCACTGCATGGAGATGGAATTTTGGAGACGGATCAAAGTCATTCCTCCAGAATCCGATTCACAAGTATTCAAAGACAGGGATATATACTGTTGACTTAACAGTAAAGAATGCTGCAGGCCGTAATACGGTAACAAAAACAGACTATATAACAGTTGTAACAAAACCAGTTGCTGAATTCTCCGCAACCCCAACCACTGGAAAATTGCCATTAACGGTAGAATTTACTGACAAAAGTACAGGAGTTCCTACTGGATGGATATGGAGTTTTGGAGACGGGACAATTTCAAGAGAACAGAATCCAAAACATCAGTATTTACAGGAAGGAAAATATAAGATTATACTTTCAGTAACCAACGTTGCGGGCAGCAGTACTATAAAAAAGATAAATTACATAAGAGTAACAACAAATACAAGACCGAGGATATTATAA
- a CDS encoding S8 family serine peptidase, with the protein MAGDINTSPNINSDDKISASVVSKLTEISGDEQIPVIITLPNQKIAFNTAAGKYQIESEQKNLIKFLENEKSKNKVNKIKPIKIINAVAAKVNPEVLASLAGRSDVSKIELDEVVSIVGQSEPSFKKIAASTTLSTAASTNAWGVDKIDAPAVWQQGINGKGITVAVVDTGIDATHPDLDDLDDNPSTNDPKVVGWVDYINSQSSAYDDNGHGTHVAGIVSGTGDNGIQTGVAPGTKLLVAKVFDSEGDGYLSTCILGFEWAVNNNARIISFSGGSPEHDSLFTTMINKVVAAGVVPVIAAGNDGDGSGTITCPGDELNSLTVGATDSSDAIADFSSRGPVTLDDQTYIKPDISAPGVSIPSTYPGDGYAYGDGTSMAAPHVSGTVALILEKKPTMTPAEVKKELESTAVDLGSAGKDNDYGSGRIDAYDAVFGKGPVANFYAKPTSGKVPLTVAFTDTSTGTPTKWRWNFGDGSKSFLQNPKHKYSKAGTYTVNLTVKNAKGKNTVTKTDYIVVISKPTAAFSASPTSGKAPLTVAFTDKSSGNPTAWKWSFGDGTISREKNPTHQYLQEGKYKITLTVSNAAGKSTTKKINYIKVTTNTRPGIYSESK; encoded by the coding sequence TTGGCTGGAGATATAAACACGTCCCCCAATATAAACTCAGACGATAAGATCTCAGCAAGTGTAGTTTCTAAACTTACTGAAATTTCAGGAGATGAACAAATTCCAGTGATTATAACGCTACCAAATCAAAAGATTGCGTTTAATACTGCTGCTGGAAAATATCAAATTGAGAGCGAACAGAAAAATCTCATAAAGTTTCTTGAGAATGAAAAATCAAAAAACAAAGTAAATAAAATAAAACCTATCAAAATTATCAATGCTGTTGCCGCCAAGGTAAACCCTGAAGTTTTAGCTTCTCTTGCCGGAAGATCTGACGTTTCGAAGATTGAACTTGACGAAGTCGTCTCTATAGTAGGGCAATCAGAACCTTCTTTCAAGAAAATAGCAGCATCGACTACCCTGTCAACTGCGGCATCCACAAATGCATGGGGAGTGGATAAGATTGACGCGCCTGCAGTATGGCAGCAAGGTATAAACGGTAAAGGAATAACTGTTGCTGTCGTGGATACAGGAATTGATGCAACACACCCCGATCTTGACGATCTTGATGACAATCCCAGTACAAATGATCCTAAAGTTGTAGGCTGGGTTGACTATATAAACTCGCAGTCGTCTGCTTATGACGATAACGGGCACGGTACCCATGTAGCCGGAATCGTTTCAGGAACCGGAGATAATGGGATACAAACAGGAGTTGCACCAGGTACAAAGCTGCTTGTAGCAAAAGTATTCGATTCAGAAGGTGATGGATATTTATCCACCTGTATTCTTGGTTTTGAATGGGCAGTTAATAATAATGCCCGTATTATAAGTTTTAGCGGCGGATCTCCAGAACATGATTCGTTATTTACAACCATGATAAACAAGGTAGTGGCGGCAGGTGTAGTTCCTGTTATAGCGGCCGGCAATGATGGTGATGGATCTGGCACAATCACATGCCCGGGTGATGAACTCAATTCACTCACTGTCGGTGCAACGGATTCCTCCGATGCAATAGCAGACTTTAGCAGCCGAGGTCCTGTCACTCTAGATGATCAGACATACATTAAACCCGATATCTCTGCGCCTGGTGTGTCTATTCCTTCAACATATCCAGGAGACGGATACGCATATGGGGATGGAACTTCCATGGCAGCGCCACACGTTTCCGGTACTGTAGCATTAATTCTGGAAAAGAAACCGACTATGACGCCGGCTGAAGTAAAGAAGGAATTAGAAAGTACAGCAGTAGATCTTGGATCGGCAGGAAAGGATAATGATTACGGTTCAGGCCGGATCGATGCATATGATGCAGTATTCGGCAAAGGACCTGTTGCAAACTTTTATGCAAAACCGACCTCTGGAAAAGTCCCATTAACAGTTGCCTTTACTGACACCAGCACAGGAACGCCGACTAAATGGAGATGGAATTTTGGAGATGGATCAAAGTCATTCCTCCAGAATCCAAAGCATAAATATTCAAAGGCAGGAACATATACTGTTAACTTGACAGTAAAGAATGCTAAAGGCAAGAACACGGTAACAAAAACAGATTACATAGTAGTAATCTCAAAACCTACTGCTGCATTCTCTGCATCTCCTACCTCAGGAAAAGCCCCATTAACTGTTGCCTTTACTGATAAGAGTTCAGGAAACCCCACTGCATGGAAATGGAGCTTTGGAGACGGAACAATTTCAAGAGAAAAGAATCCAACGCATCAGTATTTACAGGAAGGAAAATATAAGATTACACTTACAGTAAGCAATGCTGCAGGCAAAAGTACTACAAAGAAGATAAACTACATAAAAGTGACAACAAATACAAGACCAGGAATATACTCTGAAAGTAAATAA
- a CDS encoding ATP-binding protein: MSDLSLESEVLGSSGKEAFPFEGFAGCDDNVLKASPVSEAFGIVTTGIEPLELTPSGAVITGYITSARRDEIRLGTYVVVPYENGEKLFARVGKLQYRQEFVVDDATEIHSRRMLSALGNPVNEDDYKFLACLDPLCILYRKAEGKLTRRMADRIPHPNTPILPVTDRLEVQTGLNIPEDGIFLGHLSVGGELLKTNSEPETVAYYLRNDYSMGDPLIFRHMLICGSTGTGKTFLSKNILRQFMNENNRYRLRGSPSKARKNPCLVIMDPQDEYSQLFEDNENLTEDDKFRFESENVTYGRVLSTKAFVAKVDGQRYPGDKSRAEQIEFTIPFSLVEHNSWLIAAAGMSELQYIGLEVLLGDFFKSSVPHTYQNFINHIDNEGTRSYYVDSGKLHESSYDGIVRRVRSHFFSKVFDRDATSITELVDKIFKPGQVSVFPTEYISAPRIRDLIVLTIMSLIVDNKLSTTGNEAIKETPIILALDEAHRYLSNANGEHSRLIISRFADAARQGRKEGLGLFLITQDPQDIDDTVFKQINTKLILNLNNDAAITSLKVPKEYERRIPYLKKGQMIIHSPDNSDIVEIIGLSNCVVRHR; the protein is encoded by the coding sequence ATTTCAGATCTATCTCTTGAATCCGAAGTTCTCGGGAGTTCCGGAAAAGAAGCTTTCCCATTTGAAGGCTTTGCCGGATGTGATGATAATGTCCTGAAGGCTTCTCCGGTTTCAGAAGCTTTCGGGATTGTCACTACAGGTATAGAACCCCTTGAATTAACTCCTTCAGGAGCTGTAATCACAGGTTACATTACATCAGCTCGACGGGATGAGATAAGGCTGGGAACATATGTTGTTGTGCCTTACGAAAACGGAGAAAAACTCTTTGCCAGGGTGGGAAAACTCCAGTATAGGCAGGAGTTTGTGGTAGACGATGCAACTGAAATTCATTCAAGGCGCATGCTCAGTGCCCTTGGAAACCCTGTAAATGAAGACGATTACAAGTTCCTTGCCTGTCTTGATCCGCTCTGTATTCTTTACCGAAAAGCCGAAGGCAAACTCACTCGGCGGATGGCAGACCGGATTCCTCACCCTAACACTCCTATCCTGCCTGTTACTGACAGGCTTGAAGTCCAGACAGGGCTTAACATTCCTGAAGACGGAATCTTTCTCGGCCACCTGAGTGTAGGAGGTGAGCTTTTAAAAACCAATTCCGAGCCCGAAACGGTAGCATATTACCTGAGGAATGACTATTCCATGGGTGACCCTCTTATTTTCAGGCATATGCTTATTTGCGGGAGCACAGGGACAGGAAAAACGTTCCTCTCTAAGAATATCCTCCGCCAGTTCATGAATGAAAACAACAGGTACAGGCTGCGGGGTTCTCCTAGCAAAGCACGGAAAAATCCCTGCCTGGTAATTATGGACCCTCAGGACGAATATTCACAGCTTTTCGAGGATAACGAAAACCTCACTGAGGACGATAAATTCCGGTTTGAATCCGAAAATGTAACATATGGCCGGGTACTCTCTACAAAGGCTTTCGTGGCAAAAGTCGATGGGCAAAGATATCCCGGGGATAAATCCAGAGCCGAGCAGATTGAGTTTACAATTCCTTTTTCGCTTGTAGAACACAATTCCTGGCTTATTGCAGCAGCCGGAATGTCAGAACTCCAGTATATCGGGCTTGAAGTGCTTCTTGGAGATTTCTTCAAGTCAAGTGTACCCCATACTTACCAGAATTTCATCAACCATATTGATAATGAAGGTACCCGTTCCTACTATGTTGACAGCGGGAAGCTGCACGAGTCTTCATACGATGGGATTGTAAGAAGGGTAAGAAGTCACTTTTTCTCGAAGGTCTTTGACCGGGATGCGACTTCAATTACTGAACTTGTGGATAAGATCTTCAAACCAGGGCAGGTTTCGGTTTTCCCGACCGAATATATAAGTGCTCCGAGAATTCGCGACCTCATAGTACTCACAATTATGAGCCTGATAGTGGACAACAAATTAAGTACGACTGGAAATGAAGCTATTAAAGAAACTCCAATAATTCTTGCACTGGATGAGGCTCATCGGTATCTCTCAAATGCAAATGGGGAACACTCTCGCCTTATTATTTCACGTTTTGCAGATGCAGCTCGTCAGGGACGAAAAGAAGGACTGGGACTTTTCTTAATTACTCAGGACCCTCAGGACATCGATGACACGGTTTTCAAGCAGATAAATACGAAGCTGATCCTTAACCTAAATAATGACGCAGCCATTACGTCTCTAAAAGTTCCGAAAGAGTACGAGCGGAGAATTCCTTATCTTAAGAAAGGACAGATGATAATTCACTCCCCGGATAACAGTGATATCGTGGAGATAATCGGGCTTTCAAATTGTGTAGTCCGTCATCGGTGA
- a CDS encoding DNA double-strand break repair nuclease NurA: MTLEPVHMHKISELAKKIDCSFESEEVKTASDIYSLLEELRLDGKVILKAIDRLFRGIVRTQLMAQGEDPYPFTYACDSGSTNPRTYDSGLFVDFCHCGLASTPTNLDIQRFRTIVCAAYSSSQRVSMQASASWETFDEGFGRAKLVTIAPDELKRKAPDIVHSFAMYLAESEHILFMKDRIKPESFFIMDGPIYPKQLMYWMVLDDEDVRVRQNNDARKILQNYIDIMDHFLKNRQPVIGFVKNPIDMQIMDSVRKKGNAFDLPWMLDSQFFKNLLSLEKVDNASRHGGRNSNNNGKNGKHNGSKNDYITYTNWFLQPNRFYEKLLNGTSPLAAADPLQQELRHNFPSEDYALCFFMLYVPYKDVVFKVEAPYGLVKDDSLRMQMTKKVLFDLSLYGFPLTLTKADHLAKIRKVEREEIDKFFENMNPDTTYNDTRWNKINEI; encoded by the coding sequence ATGACCCTTGAGCCCGTGCATATGCATAAAATCTCGGAGCTTGCAAAAAAGATTGACTGCTCGTTTGAGTCTGAGGAGGTAAAAACAGCTTCAGATATCTATTCTCTGCTTGAGGAGCTGAGGCTCGATGGGAAGGTCATTCTTAAAGCAATAGACAGGCTCTTTCGCGGGATTGTAAGGACTCAACTAATGGCACAGGGTGAAGACCCGTATCCGTTTACTTATGCCTGCGATAGCGGAAGTACCAACCCAAGGACTTATGACAGTGGGCTTTTTGTAGATTTCTGCCACTGTGGGCTAGCTTCAACGCCTACTAATCTTGATATCCAGAGATTCCGAACAATCGTATGCGCCGCTTATTCTTCTTCCCAGAGGGTATCCATGCAGGCTAGTGCAAGTTGGGAAACCTTTGATGAAGGGTTTGGAAGGGCAAAACTGGTTACAATCGCGCCTGACGAGTTAAAACGAAAAGCTCCTGACATTGTGCACAGTTTTGCCATGTACCTGGCAGAATCCGAACATATCCTTTTCATGAAAGACAGGATAAAGCCTGAAAGCTTTTTCATAATGGACGGGCCGATTTATCCAAAACAGCTAATGTACTGGATGGTGCTGGACGACGAGGACGTGAGAGTCCGGCAGAACAACGATGCTCGAAAAATCCTCCAGAATTACATTGATATAATGGACCATTTCCTGAAAAACCGGCAGCCTGTGATTGGGTTTGTAAAAAATCCAATTGACATGCAGATTATGGACAGCGTCCGGAAAAAAGGGAACGCTTTCGACCTTCCCTGGATGCTGGATTCGCAGTTTTTCAAGAATCTGCTCTCCCTGGAAAAAGTTGACAACGCTTCAAGACACGGGGGACGAAATTCGAACAATAACGGGAAGAACGGCAAGCACAACGGCTCCAAAAACGATTATATTACTTACACTAACTGGTTTTTGCAGCCCAACAGGTTTTACGAAAAACTGCTTAACGGGACTTCACCCCTTGCAGCCGCAGACCCTCTCCAGCAGGAACTAAGGCACAATTTCCCGTCTGAAGATTATGCTCTTTGTTTTTTCATGCTTTATGTGCCCTACAAAGATGTGGTCTTCAAGGTCGAAGCTCCATATGGGCTTGTTAAAGACGATTCCCTCCGCATGCAAATGACCAAAAAAGTGCTCTTTGACCTTTCTTTGTATGGTTTTCCTCTTACCCTCACAAAAGCAGACCATCTGGCAAAAATCAGGAAAGTAGAGAGGGAAGAGATTGATAAATTCTTTGAAAATATGAATCCTGATACTACTTACAATGACACCCGGTGGAATAAGATTAATGAAATATGA